A single window of Penaeus chinensis breed Huanghai No. 1 chromosome 9, ASM1920278v2, whole genome shotgun sequence DNA harbors:
- the LOC125028932 gene encoding retinol dehydrogenase 11-like isoform X1 gives MWLWVAATTVGFVIVVKVVYTLRSGRCRSEVKLVGKTVIVTGASAGIGKETARDLAERGARVILACRNLEKAQKVADDIINTTGNGQVLVRELDTSDLKSVRKFAREILATEKRLDILVNNAGMSGPKTKKISNDGLELTLATNHFGHFLLTNMLLGLLKSSSPSRVINVSSAAHYFCKELNLDINFDKKPYPGSLFVYSQSKLANNLFTLELSEKIKDTGVTTNCLHPGVVNTEIILKENTNFLNYIFAFFFWSMGKDEKLGAQTTIHLAVSEDVASVSGMYYTDCKITKPSNLASDKGLAKKLWEVSEDLVGLSQEEKNY, from the exons ATGTGGCTGTGGGTTGCTGCAACCACGGTTGGCTTTGTGATCGTGGTCAAGGTCGTGTACACCTTGCGCTCAGGGAGATGTCGGTCCGAAGTCAAACTCGTCGGCAAAACAGTCATCGTTACAGGCGCTTCTGCAG GAATTGGCAAGGAAACCGCAAGGGACTTGGCTGAAAGAGGAGCCCGTGTCATACTTGCTTGCAGGAATCTAGAGAAAGCACAGAAGGTTGCAG ATGACATCATCAACACCACAGGCAATGGGCAGGTGTTGGTACGTGAACTTGACACCTCAGACCTCAAATCCGTCAGGAAATTTGCAAGGGAGATTCTTGCTACAGAAAAGCGTCTAGACATCCTG GTAAATAATGCAGGAATGTCTGgtccaaagacaaaaaaaatctcaaatgaTGGTTTGGAGTTAACACTGGCAACCAACCATTTTGGTCATTTCTTGTTAACCAATATGTTATTAG GACTGCTGAAATCTAGTAGTCCCAGTCGCGTAATTAATGTGAGCTCGGCTGCTCACTACTTTTGCAAGGAATTAAACCTCGACATCAACTTCGACAAGAAGCCATATCCTGGTTCACTCTTTGTCTATAGCCAGTCCAAACTCGCCAACAATCTGTTCACTCTAGAATTgtcagaaaaaataaaagacacag gtGTTACTACAAATTGTCTTCATCCTGGTGTTGTTAACACAGAAATCATACTGAAGGAAAATACGAACTTCCTTAACTACATCTTTGCATTCTTTTTCTGGAGTATGGGCAAG GATGAGAAGTTAGGAGCACAGACAACCATCCACCTTGCAGTGTCAGAAGATGTTGCAAGTGTGTCAGGAATGTATTATACAGATTGTAAG ATCACCAAGCCCTCAAATTTAGCCAGTGATAAGGGATTAGCCAAAAAGCTGTGGGAGGTCAGTGAAGATTTGGTTGGACTCTCCCAGGAAGAGAAGAACTACTAG
- the LOC125028932 gene encoding retinol dehydrogenase 13-like isoform X2, with the protein MWLWVAATTVGFVIVVKVVYTLRSGRCRSEVKLVGKTVIVTGASAGIGKETARDLAERGARVILACRNLEKAQKVADDIINTTGNGQVLVRELDTSDLKSVRKFAREILATEKRLDILVNNAGMSGPKTKKISNDGLELTLATNHFGHFLLTNMLLGVTTNCLHPGVVNTEIILKENTNFLNYIFAFFFWSMGKDEKLGAQTTIHLAVSEDVASVSGMYYTDCKITKPSNLASDKGLAKKLWEVSEDLVGLSQEEKNY; encoded by the exons ATGTGGCTGTGGGTTGCTGCAACCACGGTTGGCTTTGTGATCGTGGTCAAGGTCGTGTACACCTTGCGCTCAGGGAGATGTCGGTCCGAAGTCAAACTCGTCGGCAAAACAGTCATCGTTACAGGCGCTTCTGCAG GAATTGGCAAGGAAACCGCAAGGGACTTGGCTGAAAGAGGAGCCCGTGTCATACTTGCTTGCAGGAATCTAGAGAAAGCACAGAAGGTTGCAG ATGACATCATCAACACCACAGGCAATGGGCAGGTGTTGGTACGTGAACTTGACACCTCAGACCTCAAATCCGTCAGGAAATTTGCAAGGGAGATTCTTGCTACAGAAAAGCGTCTAGACATCCTG GTAAATAATGCAGGAATGTCTGgtccaaagacaaaaaaaatctcaaatgaTGGTTTGGAGTTAACACTGGCAACCAACCATTTTGGTCATTTCTTGTTAACCAATATGTTATTAG gtGTTACTACAAATTGTCTTCATCCTGGTGTTGTTAACACAGAAATCATACTGAAGGAAAATACGAACTTCCTTAACTACATCTTTGCATTCTTTTTCTGGAGTATGGGCAAG GATGAGAAGTTAGGAGCACAGACAACCATCCACCTTGCAGTGTCAGAAGATGTTGCAAGTGTGTCAGGAATGTATTATACAGATTGTAAG ATCACCAAGCCCTCAAATTTAGCCAGTGATAAGGGATTAGCCAAAAAGCTGTGGGAGGTCAGTGAAGATTTGGTTGGACTCTCCCAGGAAGAGAAGAACTACTAG